The following coding sequences lie in one Kamptonema formosum PCC 6407 genomic window:
- a CDS encoding NB-ARC domain-containing protein, whose translation MNDNEAQALISQEFLQSIAASRGIRPAELEVLSLSLSGISTTEIASQLDISEDLVRKRLSRIYIKFEIEGRGPVKFAKLQQLLHNLYQTHLASEREPKIGVIETGLTDNNSDLQITTHPLNPLHNPLPTSSTTHNSQILNRIDWSEVIDVSIFYGRAEELAQLEQWIVRDSSRLIAVVGLGGIGKTALLTKLTQQIQSYFDCVIGRSLHNAPPLESILADLLKSLSHPHEPELSEKVDERIVQLISYLRDRRCLLVLDDVQALLRSNDVYGRYLQGYEGYGALFRRIAEEQHQSCLVLISQEKLREISLLENPSRSIHSLKLEGLKPEDAQQILLGKNLTGKQSWQELIQHYRGNPLHLNLIAATIENIFNRDVGEFVKLKTTVSNTGILDEPFQRLSALEKQVMQWLAKEDKALSFQQLRAKIEEIATSDLIEVLDSLGGRYLIEKVKSKDTNEFLFTLQPVIKKYVTKYHFSSAPKL comes from the coding sequence TTGAATGACAACGAGGCACAAGCTTTGATTTCCCAAGAGTTCCTACAAAGCATCGCCGCCTCGCGCGGCATCAGACCAGCAGAATTAGAAGTGCTGTCCCTCTCACTATCAGGCATCTCCACCACTGAGATCGCCTCCCAGTTGGACATCAGCGAGGACTTAGTTCGCAAAAGACTCAGCAGAATTTACATTAAATTTGAAATCGAAGGACGAGGCCCAGTCAAATTCGCCAAACTGCAACAGCTACTCCACAACCTCTATCAAACTCATCTCGCCTCCGAAAGAGAACCCAAAATTGGGGTAATTGAGACGGGCTTGACAGATAACAACTCAGATTTACAAATAACAACTCATCCCTTAAATCCGTTACATAATCCGTTGCCAACTTCCTCCACAACTCACAATTCCCAGATTTTAAATCGAATAGATTGGAGTGAAGTCATAGATGTGTCAATTTTCTACGGCCGAGCAGAAGAATTAGCACAATTAGAACAGTGGATTGTCCGAGATAGCAGCCGCTTAATAGCAGTCGTCGGATTAGGAGGAATTGGCAAAACAGCACTTCTAACCAAACTAACACAACAAATTCAATCCTACTTTGATTGTGTCATTGGGCGAAGTCTCCACAACGCCCCGCCCCTAGAAAGTATACTAGCAGATTTGCTTAAATCCCTATCTCATCCTCACGAACCCGAACTGTCAGAAAAAGTAGATGAAAGAATCGTACAGCTAATTTCTTATTTGCGCGATCGCCGCTGCTTACTGGTACTCGACGACGTGCAAGCTCTCCTCCGCAGCAATGACGTTTACGGTCGCTACCTTCAGGGATATGAAGGGTATGGCGCACTTTTTAGGCGAATTGCAGAAGAACAGCATCAAAGCTGCTTAGTTCTCATTAGTCAAGAAAAACTGAGAGAAATTTCCCTGTTAGAAAATCCATCGCGCTCCATCCATTCCTTAAAATTAGAAGGATTGAAACCCGAAGATGCTCAGCAAATATTACTAGGGAAAAATTTAACAGGAAAACAATCTTGGCAAGAGCTAATTCAGCATTACCGAGGCAATCCTTTACACTTAAACCTGATTGCAGCAACGATTGAAAATATCTTTAACAGAGACGTTGGTGAATTTGTAAAATTGAAAACTACCGTCAGCAATACCGGAATCCTAGACGAGCCATTCCAGCGACTATCAGCTTTAGAAAAACAAGTCATGCAATGGCTGGCTAAGGAAGACAAAGCCCTGTCATTTCAACAATTGCGAGCTAAAATAGAAGAAATAGCAACTTCAGACTTAATTGAAGTCTTGGACTCGTTAGGAGGAAGGTATCTGATCGAAAAAGTCAAAAGCAAAGATACAAACGAATTCCTCTTTACCTTACAACCAGTTATTAAGAAATATGTCACAAAATATCATTTCTCATCCGCGCCGAAATTGTAG
- a CDS encoding protein kinase domain-containing protein, giving the protein MSYCINPDCKHRQNPDNLECCQDCGTPLLINQCYQLIKPLRPLDSRNSTDIFEVYDRGTKRVMKILNYGNSQLVEMFEREALTLQQLNHPGIPKVEIDGYFTFTPRHSSQTLHCLVMEKIEGQNLEQWLTQNKPISQSLALKWLRQLIEILDAVHQNHFFHRDIKPSNIMLTSQGQLVLIDFGTARGITDTYLSILRGGLNATTVISGGYTPPEQINGKATPQSDFYALGRTFVHLLTGKAPTDLPINPTTGQLVWRDRALQVSPPFADFIDELMAAIPADRPRDITAILRYLTAKNLFVRSLWWLVNSRRFQHRVGLSITLAVLGLGIYRLSFPWIAQHYYEQGLIAQQSQELDQAKNYYETALKFNSKDSKIHNNIGLICKAQKDFICAENQYRKALEINPFNPVAVYNLGGYYDDLGDFEKAEIQYRLVMQSDRDVAANAASNLARLKILQGDSETAIKFSLQGLQKTNQLQVQSALYKNLGWARFMQTDYAQAETDLRRAIQLDSKRTDAYCLLAQVLEVRGDKKSALAAWKNCLDDSNSPNRLEVKIWQTMAIQRINEAR; this is encoded by the coding sequence GTGAGCTACTGCATAAACCCTGACTGCAAACATCGCCAAAATCCTGACAACTTAGAGTGCTGTCAAGATTGTGGTACTCCCTTGCTTATTAATCAGTGTTATCAACTCATTAAACCTCTACGTCCCCTAGACTCCCGAAATTCCACCGATATTTTTGAAGTCTACGATCGGGGAACTAAGAGAGTAATGAAAATTTTAAACTATGGCAATTCCCAATTAGTCGAGATGTTTGAACGGGAAGCCTTAACTTTGCAGCAACTAAATCATCCCGGAATTCCCAAAGTAGAAATAGACGGCTATTTCACTTTTACACCCCGCCATAGTTCCCAGACACTTCACTGCTTAGTCATGGAAAAAATTGAAGGTCAAAATTTAGAGCAGTGGCTAACTCAAAACAAACCTATTTCTCAATCTCTCGCCCTCAAATGGCTGAGGCAATTAATAGAAATTCTCGACGCAGTACATCAAAACCATTTCTTCCACCGCGATATTAAACCCTCTAATATTATGCTAACTTCCCAAGGTCAATTAGTTTTAATTGATTTTGGAACAGCTAGGGGAATTACAGACACTTACCTCTCAATTTTGAGAGGAGGATTAAATGCTACTACAGTTATTTCAGGAGGTTACACCCCTCCCGAACAAATTAATGGCAAAGCCACACCGCAATCAGACTTCTACGCTTTAGGGCGAACCTTCGTTCATTTACTAACAGGTAAAGCTCCTACTGACCTACCCATTAATCCTACAACAGGTCAGTTAGTTTGGCGAGATCGAGCCTTGCAAGTTTCACCCCCATTTGCGGATTTTATTGATGAATTGATGGCTGCCATACCAGCCGACCGCCCCAGAGATATAACTGCTATTTTGCGATACTTAACGGCAAAAAATCTCTTTGTGCGAAGCCTGTGGTGGCTGGTGAATTCTCGCAGATTTCAACATCGAGTTGGTCTGTCAATTACTCTAGCAGTTCTTGGTCTAGGAATTTATCGACTGTCATTTCCCTGGATTGCTCAACACTACTACGAACAGGGATTAATTGCTCAACAATCTCAAGAATTAGACCAAGCTAAAAACTACTATGAAACAGCTTTAAAATTCAATTCCAAAGATTCTAAAATTCATAATAATATCGGATTGATTTGCAAAGCTCAAAAGGATTTTATTTGTGCGGAAAATCAGTATAGAAAAGCTCTGGAGATTAACCCTTTTAATCCTGTTGCTGTCTACAATTTGGGAGGGTATTATGATGATTTAGGAGATTTTGAAAAAGCTGAAATTCAATACCGACTTGTCATGCAGTCAGACAGAGATGTAGCAGCGAATGCCGCTAGTAACTTAGCCCGCCTCAAAATTTTGCAGGGAGATAGTGAAACTGCTATTAAATTTAGTTTGCAAGGATTACAAAAAACTAACCAGCTTCAAGTGCAATCTGCTTTATACAAAAACCTTGGCTGGGCACGTTTTATGCAAACTGACTACGCCCAAGCGGAGACTGACTTGCGACGGGCAATTCAGTTAGATTCAAAGCGAACAGATGCTTACTGCTTGTTAGCACAGGTATTAGAAGTTCGGGGTGACAAAAAAAGTGCCTTAGCAGCCTGGAAAAATTGCTTGGATGACAGCAACTCCCCAAATCGGCTGGAGGTCAAGATTTGGCAAACTATGGCAATTCAGCGCATCAATGAGGCTCGCTAG
- a CDS encoding CHAT domain-containing protein, with protein MARKKTLFSRSVQSLLNHLFLGAFIAFICVLIGQFNNVGLSPVSASNVSEQLRSKAQNLIVTGHEQLALGKAELALQIWEQATEAYTQLGDKEGIAGSQINQSIALQALGQYRRACHILLTAVKLDYQDNLACKQPNETDIKSQQQREFLQQALGKLDTSKVVTIGLQNLGDVLRIIGNIDNSEEVLKKSLEMARTLNLFPEVSVGLLSYGNTKRGFYNRMRNSYERTELSSDRIDAIEKAEQSLRLYQEASDGATANQLQSKLNRLSLLIEIADWLEAELKSRDIPEIKRKLAQFQSQIQPQVNEIFNSSTLFSNLPPIQSIYAKLNLAISLGKLNLKPNEQLVVAIQYAKDALQQAKDLKNQRAEAYAYGVLGKLYKDEQINQLSLAESSTEKAVYLSQSIQANDIAYKWQYQLGNIYEKTGRMPDAIAAYNIAVNTLEPVRQDLLSINPDVQFSFRENVKPVYDDLIRLLLQSELNQDRLKRVTEVIGQLQFAELQNFLQCSSLGLISLSKVNTLPDAVFYIIALEDQKKVEVIVSLGQPNNLPQYHYYSVDWQEFQSTVKTLRSTLQNKNFIPNNNASTDILSSSQKLYQLLIAPAKSYLPKTGTLVFVLDSELQSIPMALLQDEDNQYLVEKYSITVSLGARSLEPKFLPWQQSRVLIAGVSKGPSFKQEEPYFEELINIKPELDEIRKNTVKSEILYNEDFTKARFQNKVTTSTFPVLHIATHGIFSSNPEQTVILAHDTRINIRQLDRLLRGRTESSRDIIELLVLSACQTATGDKRAGLGIAGVAVQAGARSTLASLWNVSDKSTSLLMGEFYRGLKAGLTKAEALRKAQISFLKNPENKEGYKKYAHPYYWAPFILVGSWL; from the coding sequence ATGGCAAGAAAAAAAACTCTATTTTCACGCAGCGTGCAATCCCTTCTAAACCATCTATTTTTAGGAGCATTCATAGCTTTTATTTGTGTTCTAATAGGTCAATTTAACAATGTAGGTTTATCACCTGTTTCTGCCTCAAATGTGTCTGAACAACTACGTAGTAAAGCTCAGAATCTCATAGTCACGGGACATGAACAATTAGCATTAGGGAAAGCCGAGTTAGCGCTACAAATTTGGGAACAAGCTACAGAAGCTTACACGCAATTAGGCGACAAAGAGGGAATAGCTGGCAGTCAAATTAATCAAAGTATTGCTTTACAAGCATTAGGACAATATCGCCGTGCTTGTCATATTTTACTGACAGCCGTAAAGCTTGACTATCAAGATAATCTTGCCTGTAAACAGCCCAATGAAACAGACATTAAGAGTCAACAACAAAGGGAATTTCTGCAACAGGCTCTGGGAAAATTAGATACTTCTAAAGTAGTAACAATTGGATTGCAAAATCTCGGTGATGTTTTACGGATAATTGGCAACATAGATAACTCTGAAGAGGTTTTGAAAAAGAGTTTAGAAATGGCTAGAACATTGAATTTGTTTCCAGAAGTTAGTGTCGGTTTACTTAGCTATGGAAATACCAAACGAGGTTTTTACAACCGAATGCGAAATTCATACGAAAGAACAGAATTGTCAAGCGATAGAATAGATGCGATTGAAAAAGCCGAGCAATCTTTAAGATTATATCAAGAAGCAAGCGATGGTGCGACTGCAAACCAACTGCAATCAAAACTAAATCGCTTGAGTTTGTTAATAGAAATCGCAGATTGGTTAGAAGCAGAACTGAAGAGCAGAGATATCCCAGAAATTAAACGTAAACTAGCTCAATTTCAGTCTCAAATTCAACCTCAAGTTAATGAAATTTTTAACAGTTCAACTTTATTTTCAAACTTGCCACCAATTCAGTCAATTTATGCCAAACTTAACTTAGCGATTAGTTTGGGAAAGCTCAATCTCAAGCCCAACGAGCAATTAGTTGTGGCTATCCAATACGCCAAAGATGCCCTCCAGCAGGCTAAAGATTTAAAAAATCAACGAGCAGAAGCTTATGCTTATGGTGTCCTTGGCAAGCTGTATAAAGATGAACAAATAAATCAACTCTCTTTAGCTGAAAGTTCGACGGAAAAAGCAGTATATTTATCCCAATCAATTCAAGCTAACGATATTGCGTATAAGTGGCAATATCAGTTAGGAAATATTTACGAAAAAACTGGAAGGATGCCAGATGCGATCGCAGCCTATAATATTGCTGTGAATACTCTTGAACCAGTACGTCAAGATTTACTATCCATCAATCCCGACGTGCAATTTTCCTTTCGGGAGAACGTCAAACCAGTCTATGATGATTTAATTCGTTTGCTCTTGCAATCGGAACTCAATCAAGACAGACTTAAGCGAGTAACGGAAGTAATTGGACAGCTTCAATTTGCAGAATTACAAAATTTTCTACAATGTAGCTCTCTGGGCTTAATCTCGTTAAGTAAAGTTAATACTCTGCCCGATGCAGTCTTCTATATAATTGCCTTAGAAGATCAGAAAAAAGTTGAAGTTATTGTCAGCCTTGGCCAACCAAATAACTTGCCTCAATACCACTATTACAGTGTTGATTGGCAGGAATTTCAAAGTACAGTCAAAACTTTGCGAAGTACCCTACAAAACAAAAATTTTATACCTAATAACAACGCCTCTACAGATATTTTATCTAGTTCTCAAAAACTTTATCAACTGTTAATTGCTCCTGCTAAAAGTTATTTGCCAAAAACAGGCACATTGGTATTTGTACTGGACAGCGAACTGCAAAGTATTCCTATGGCTTTATTACAAGATGAAGACAATCAGTACTTGGTAGAAAAGTATAGCATTACCGTGAGTTTAGGCGCTCGCAGTCTGGAACCTAAATTTTTACCTTGGCAACAATCAAGAGTTTTAATTGCTGGCGTTAGTAAAGGGCCGAGTTTTAAACAAGAAGAACCCTATTTTGAGGAACTTATTAATATCAAACCTGAATTAGATGAAATTAGAAAAAATACAGTAAAAAGTGAAATACTTTACAATGAAGATTTTACTAAAGCGCGTTTTCAAAATAAAGTTACTACTTCTACATTTCCAGTGCTTCATATTGCGACTCATGGCATCTTCAGTTCTAACCCCGAACAAACAGTAATTCTAGCCCATGATACTCGGATTAATATTAGGCAATTAGACCGTTTATTGAGGGGTAGAACCGAAAGCAGCCGCGATATTATTGAGTTACTTGTCCTCAGCGCTTGCCAAACAGCAACAGGAGATAAACGAGCCGGTTTGGGTATTGCAGGGGTCGCAGTACAAGCAGGTGCTCGGAGTACGCTGGCAAGTTTGTGGAATGTGAGTGACAAATCTACTTCTTTGTTGATGGGTGAGTTTTATCGGGGTTTAAAGGCTGGTTTAACTAAAGCTGAAGCGCTGCGAAAAGCGCAAATTTCTTTCTTGAAAAACCCTGAGAATAAAGAAGGTTACAAGAAGTATGCTCATCCTTATTACTGGGCTCCATTCATTTTAGTGGGAAGCTGGCTTTGA
- a CDS encoding two-partner secretion domain-containing protein has translation MCYLGQANPTRAQIVPDATLPVNSTVTPAGNTLSIAGGTRGGDNLFHSFKEFSVRTGSTAYFNNPLDVQNIITRVTGGSISNIDGILKANGTANLFLLNPNGIIFGPNASLNIGGSFLASTARAIKLADGTEFSAIAPNQTSSLLRVNVPIGLQYGSNPGSIVNQSRAIDSNGQIVGLQVLPSKTIAIVGGDVRLDGGNLQAPGGRVELGSLRGRGTVGINWDSNNLSLSFPDEVARGDVFLTNGATVDVRAGGGGSIAISVQNLNLAGGSRLLAGIKSGVSAAGNQAGNIEINATGAISFDGVGNDDESTGAYNLVESEAIGEGGSINITTDSLSLTNGALIKASTLGQGNAGDVNLHIRNATSFDGAGSNNISSGIYSRAEANDAIGNGGNINISSGSVAMTNGGLVTASTQGQGNAGNINLFVRDRTILDGLGPLQEITLPDGELLQFQQSSGVYSSVKLTGVGDGGNISISTGSLSVTNGAVAIVRTEGQGRSGNIVVNAADFVNIDGVGSDLSSSGLFTPTESKGTGQGGDITVNTNNFRVSNGAVVNAQTLNNSDGGNITINANRFDATGGGQIIATTGSSGRAGNLTINAADKILISGIDPNFDQRVSLFGTNIIGNNEGSPSGLFASTGKDATGAGGNLNVQAGQLIVQDEAQVTVSADGSGSAGNLIVNADSIRLDNGALKATTSAGNFGNIRLQAQDLQLRRGSNITTNARGSATGGNITIDTGVLAALENSDISANSEEARGGQVFINAQGIFGTEGRSQQTLNSDITATGGTPELSGTIDIQTPDINPTSTLLVLPQTPVDVASLIDRRCSTGNPQISRFINVGRGGQPPSPSEPLNSSAGWVDERQITRSTENSSVVNGNSENSSDRLVEAQGWVINASGQVELVADAPVVTPYSFWSLTPTCNGRKEPLN, from the coding sequence TTGTGCTACTTGGGCCAAGCTAATCCGACAAGAGCGCAAATTGTCCCAGACGCAACTCTACCAGTCAATTCCACTGTCACCCCTGCTGGCAACACCCTCTCGATCGCAGGAGGAACTAGAGGCGGTGACAACCTTTTCCACAGCTTCAAAGAGTTTTCCGTCCGCACAGGCAGCACAGCCTACTTCAATAACCCCCTAGATGTTCAGAATATCATCACGCGAGTGACAGGAGGCTCGATTTCTAATATTGACGGCATCCTCAAAGCCAACGGCACTGCTAACCTATTTCTCCTCAACCCAAACGGCATTATTTTTGGCCCCAACGCTAGCTTAAATATTGGTGGCTCCTTTTTGGCGAGTACAGCGAGGGCTATCAAGCTGGCCGACGGGACAGAATTTAGCGCGATCGCTCCCAATCAAACTTCCTCTTTGCTCAGAGTAAACGTACCCATTGGCTTGCAATACGGTTCAAATCCCGGCAGCATCGTCAATCAATCTAGGGCGATCGATAGCAACGGTCAAATTGTCGGACTCCAAGTTTTACCTAGCAAAACCATCGCGATCGTAGGTGGCGATGTGAGATTAGATGGCGGAAATTTGCAGGCTCCGGGAGGTAGAGTTGAGTTGGGCAGCTTAAGGGGAAGGGGAACAGTTGGGATCAATTGGGATAGTAATAATCTAAGTTTAAGCTTTCCAGATGAGGTAGCGAGAGGCGACGTATTTCTGACAAACGGTGCCACAGTAGACGTGCGTGCTGGCGGCGGCGGTAGCATTGCGATTAGTGTTCAGAATTTGAACTTGGCAGGAGGGAGCAGGCTTTTAGCAGGCATTAAGTCAGGGGTAAGCGCGGCTGGCAATCAAGCAGGAAATATTGAAATTAACGCTACAGGAGCTATTTCGTTTGACGGAGTGGGCAACGACGACGAATCCACAGGCGCGTATAACCTCGTTGAATCCGAGGCGATTGGTGAAGGCGGTAGTATTAACATTACAACCGATAGCCTTTCTTTAACAAATGGAGCGCTCATTAAAGCCAGCACTTTAGGACAGGGAAACGCTGGTGATGTGAATCTCCACATTCGCAATGCCACCTCTTTTGATGGCGCAGGTAGCAACAACATCTCCAGCGGCATTTACAGCAGAGCGGAAGCGAATGATGCGATCGGCAATGGAGGGAATATTAATATTTCCAGTGGTTCTGTGGCGATGACAAATGGTGGTTTAGTTACAGCCAGCACTCAAGGACAGGGTAATGCAGGTAATATCAATCTTTTTGTCCGCGATCGGACAATCTTAGATGGGTTAGGGCCCTTGCAAGAGATTACTTTGCCAGATGGGGAACTACTTCAATTTCAACAGTCCTCTGGCGTGTATAGCAGCGTCAAGCTGACAGGGGTTGGCGATGGAGGAAATATTAGCATTTCTACTGGTTCCCTTTCAGTCACGAATGGTGCTGTAGCGATCGTCAGAACTGAAGGGCAAGGACGATCTGGCAATATTGTGGTGAACGCTGCTGATTTCGTTAATATTGATGGCGTAGGCTCCGACTTATCATCAAGTGGATTGTTCACTCCAACAGAATCAAAAGGAACGGGTCAAGGCGGAGATATTACAGTAAATACAAATAATTTTCGAGTCTCAAATGGAGCAGTCGTTAATGCCCAAACCCTAAATAATAGCGATGGGGGCAATATTACTATCAATGCTAATAGGTTTGATGCTACTGGTGGCGGACAGATAATTGCGACCACCGGCAGTAGCGGACGAGCGGGAAATTTAACAATTAATGCCGCTGACAAAATTCTTATCTCCGGTATAGATCCCAATTTTGACCAGCGAGTTTCCTTGTTTGGTACAAACATCATTGGCAATAATGAAGGTTCTCCTAGCGGTTTATTTGCTAGTACGGGGAAAGATGCTACAGGTGCGGGGGGAAACTTGAATGTTCAAGCAGGGCAGTTGATTGTTCAGGATGAAGCCCAAGTTACTGTCAGCGCTGACGGTTCAGGATCGGCAGGTAATTTGATAGTAAATGCGGACTCTATTCGCTTGGATAATGGAGCGCTGAAAGCGACAACTTCTGCTGGTAATTTTGGTAATATTCGCTTACAAGCTCAGGACTTGCAACTACGCCGAGGCAGTAACATTACTACTAACGCTAGAGGTTCAGCTACAGGTGGTAATATCACCATTGATACAGGAGTCTTAGCAGCATTAGAAAATAGCGACATCAGCGCGAATTCCGAAGAAGCTAGAGGGGGACAAGTATTTATTAACGCACAAGGTATTTTTGGTACGGAGGGGCGATCGCAACAAACCCTAAACAGCGACATTACCGCCACTGGGGGAACCCCTGAGTTGAGCGGTACAATAGATATCCAAACGCCTGATATTAACCCCACTTCTACCTTACTCGTTTTGCCACAAACTCCTGTAGATGTTGCCAGTTTAATCGATCGCCGCTGTTCGACAGGAAACCCGCAAATCAGCAGATTTATTAATGTTGGGCGCGGCGGCCAACCACCGAGTCCCAGCGAACCACTTAACAGTAGTGCAGGTTGGGTAGATGAGCGTCAAATTACTAGAAGTACAGAAAATTCTTCAGTCGTCAATGGCAATTCTGAAAACAGTAGCGATCGCCTTGTGGAAGCTCAAGGATGGGTAATTAATGCTAGCGGTCAAGTGGAACTTGTCGCCGATGCACCTGTCGTTACACCCTATAGTTTTTGGTCACTCACACCCACTTGTAATGGACGAAAAGAACCACTTAATTAG
- a CDS encoding cation:proton antiporter, translating into MAISITWLTSLTPKFLLSPLLATATEAEPSMVLAGVLLSLVVIYLASKVGGELSNALGFPPVLGELVGGVLVGISALHLLVFPEGGVNSSDSIIMDFLQLTAGLSPDAAGATFQLQSEVISVLSELGVIILLFEVGLESNLKELLAAGAQATIVAFVGVAVPFAAGTVGLMTLFGVPAIPAIFAGAALTATSIGITSKVLSELGKLTSKEGQIIVGAAVIDDVLGIIVLAVVASLAKTGEVDVTNVIYLIISSTVFLVGAILLGNVFNKSFVAISDRIKTRGGLVIPALIFAFMLSYIGAAIHLEAILGAFAAGLVFDETDKRKELQRQIEPIADVMVPVFFVCVGAKTNLGVLNPAVPANREGLIVAIFLIVVAILGKVVTGAAVWGQGNINRLAIGVGMIPRGEVGLVFAGVGSASGVISPPLEAAIIMMVILTTFLAPPLLRIVFKEGAGEVKSETPV; encoded by the coding sequence ATGGCAATTTCCATTACCTGGCTAACCTCGTTAACCCCAAAATTTTTGTTGTCGCCTCTGCTGGCCACAGCAACAGAGGCAGAACCCTCAATGGTACTTGCAGGAGTGCTCTTGAGTTTAGTTGTGATTTACCTTGCCAGCAAAGTTGGCGGCGAGTTATCTAATGCGCTAGGTTTCCCCCCTGTATTAGGCGAATTAGTTGGCGGCGTACTTGTAGGAATTTCCGCCTTACACCTGCTGGTATTTCCCGAAGGAGGGGTAAATAGTTCTGATTCTATAATCATGGACTTTCTTCAGCTAACTGCTGGTTTGAGCCCCGATGCAGCAGGGGCGACTTTTCAACTCCAGAGTGAAGTCATCTCCGTCTTATCAGAATTGGGCGTGATTATCCTGCTGTTTGAAGTAGGTTTGGAGTCAAATTTAAAGGAATTACTAGCAGCGGGAGCCCAAGCAACCATTGTCGCTTTTGTAGGAGTAGCAGTACCTTTTGCTGCGGGTACTGTGGGTTTGATGACGCTGTTTGGAGTACCTGCTATCCCCGCAATTTTCGCAGGTGCAGCCTTAACGGCCACAAGTATTGGCATTACTTCCAAGGTTTTATCTGAATTAGGTAAACTCACTTCTAAGGAAGGTCAAATTATTGTTGGCGCGGCTGTAATTGATGACGTTTTAGGTATCATCGTGCTGGCTGTGGTGGCTAGTTTGGCTAAAACTGGTGAAGTAGATGTGACGAATGTCATTTATCTGATTATCAGTTCCACTGTGTTTCTAGTGGGGGCAATTCTGCTAGGAAATGTTTTCAATAAATCCTTTGTGGCGATCTCAGATCGAATTAAAACTCGCGGCGGATTGGTAATTCCTGCCCTAATTTTCGCCTTTATGCTCTCCTACATTGGTGCTGCTATTCACTTAGAAGCAATTTTAGGAGCTTTTGCTGCTGGTTTAGTCTTTGACGAAACAGATAAACGCAAAGAACTACAAAGGCAAATAGAACCGATCGCAGATGTCATGGTGCCTGTTTTCTTTGTCTGCGTTGGTGCTAAAACTAATTTGGGTGTACTTAACCCAGCAGTTCCAGCTAATCGAGAAGGTCTGATCGTCGCAATTTTCCTAATTGTAGTTGCGATTTTGGGCAAAGTTGTTACTGGTGCAGCAGTTTGGGGTCAAGGGAATATTAATCGTTTAGCGATCGGCGTTGGTATGATTCCGCGAGGCGAAGTTGGTTTAGTATTTGCAGGAGTCGGTTCTGCCAGTGGAGTAATCTCACCACCTTTGGAAGCTGCGATTATTATGATGGTCATCCTCACAACGTTTTTAGCGCCTCCGCTGTTGCGAATCGTGTTTAAGGAGGGGGCAGGTGAGGTGAAGTCGGAAACACCTGTTTAA
- the ilvN gene encoding acetolactate synthase small subunit translates to MKHTISVLVEDEAGVLTRIAGLFARRGFNIESLAVGPAEQGGFSRITMVVPGDDRIIEQLTKQLYKLINVLKVQDITEIPCVERELMLMKVNATSATRSEIVELAQIFRARVVDIGEDSLTLEVVGDPGKMVAIVQVLNKFGIKEIARTGKVSLTRESGVNTEFLKSLEAKV, encoded by the coding sequence ATGAAACATACTATTTCGGTTTTGGTTGAAGATGAAGCGGGTGTCCTCACTCGAATTGCTGGTTTATTTGCCCGTCGGGGTTTTAATATTGAGAGTTTGGCTGTTGGCCCGGCGGAGCAAGGCGGGTTTTCTCGGATTACGATGGTAGTACCGGGAGATGACCGGATTATTGAACAACTCACTAAACAGCTATACAAGTTAATTAATGTGCTGAAAGTGCAGGATATAACGGAAATTCCTTGTGTCGAGCGAGAATTGATGTTGATGAAGGTTAATGCTACTAGCGCGACGCGATCGGAGATTGTGGAATTAGCTCAAATTTTTAGAGCAAGAGTGGTGGATATTGGCGAAGATTCCCTGACTTTGGAAGTAGTGGGCGATCCGGGTAAAATGGTGGCAATTGTTCAGGTGTTAAATAAGTTTGGCATTAAAGAAATTGCTCGAACTGGTAAGGTTTCTCTGACGCGGGAATCGGGGGTAAATACTGAGTTTCTTAAGTCTTTGGAAGCGAAGGTTTGA
- the moaD gene encoding molybdopterin converting factor subunit 1, translating into MPNSQITITVKLFAVYQEVYGKPELQLEIPSQTSVSQVLERLIAEHPKLEQWRDRTRFGVNLEFATPETILQNGDEVVLIPPVSGG; encoded by the coding sequence ATGCCCAACTCACAGATAACTATTACTGTTAAACTCTTCGCCGTTTACCAAGAAGTCTACGGTAAGCCGGAATTACAGTTAGAAATTCCCTCACAAACCTCTGTCTCTCAAGTCTTAGAACGTTTGATCGCAGAACATCCCAAATTAGAACAGTGGCGCGATCGCACTCGCTTTGGAGTTAATCTGGAATTTGCCACACCTGAAACTATCCTCCAAAACGGCGATGAAGTCGTCCTTATCCCTCCCGTCAGTGGCGGTTAA